One window of Quercus robur chromosome 5, dhQueRobu3.1, whole genome shotgun sequence genomic DNA carries:
- the LOC126727344 gene encoding receptor-like serine/threonine-protein kinase SD1-8, with translation MRDITKLQCFTILCLTFFPTIAFSVDTLTSTQSLTNNHTLVSSPAQVFELGFFTPDNSRWYFGIWYKKIPVRTFVWVANRDQPLSNPSNTFKFGDQGSIVVVNESGTIFWSSNQTQAVNPVVQLLDSGNLVVREESNTDKYLWQSFDYPTDTLLPGMKLGWDLDANMDRYLASWNNPNDPSTGAYSFKLDFHGFPEIFLWNNQKRVYRSGPWNGLRFSGVPEMEPLDGLSFEFANDQHEVYYSFSEKKASVISRLIMNSTGDLQRFVWIESSQVWNLFWYAPKDQCDSYSTCGPYGMCDTNASPICKCMKGFAPKNLQAWNLRDGSDGCLRNTSLDCEKDKFLPLNNMKLPDSTTAFVNKSMSLTECQEMCLKNCSCTAYANYQITGQGVGGCVIWTGELLDMRVYAEGSGQDLYVRLAASEIDNVASVGSGSGSDKTKQIIVVIAITVGTVIVLSGLIACFLWKRNLLQSLQKGKTEQRGLPERSQDLLLNEVVISSKKEYSGESNLDELELPVYDFGTIAIATGNFSDENKLGQGGFGCVYKGRLVEDEDIAVKRLSKTSGQGMEEFKNELKLIARLQHRNLVRLLGCCIETDEKILIYEYMENKSLDSILFNKAKCSLLDWPRRFNIICGTARGLLYLHQDSRFRIIHRDMKASNILLDGEMNPKISDFGMARIFSKDQTEANTRRVVGTYGYMSPEYAMDGLFSVKSDVFSFGVLVLEIISGKKNRGFYYANNELNLLGHAWNLWKEGNALELIDSSMHNSYSPSEVMRCIQVGLLCVQERAEDRPNMSSVVLMLSSETATMPQPKQPGFCLGRNPAETSSSSSRQEESFTVNQVTVTMLDAR, from the exons ATGAGAGACATCACTAAGCTCCAATGTTTCACCATTCTCTGCCTCACTTTCTTCCCCACCATAGCCTTCTCTGTTGACACCTTAACTTCAACTCAATCTCTCACAAACAACCACACCCTTGTCTCATCTCCAGCACAGGTTTTTGAGCTGGGTTTCTTCACTCCTGACAATTCAAGATGGTACTTTGGAATATGGTACAAGAAAATCCCAGTTAGAACTTTTGTTTGGGTTGCAAACAGAGACCAACCACTTTCAAACCCATCAAACACCTTCAAGTTTGGTGACCAAGGAAGCATCGTTGTTGTCAATGAATCTGGGACCATATTTTGGTCCTCAAATCAAACACAAGCTGTTAATCCAGTTGTGCAGCTTTTAGATTCAGGGAATCTTGTAGTCAGAGAAGAGAGCAACACAGATAAGTATCTCTGGCAAAGCTTTGATTATCCTACGGACACTTTGTTACCAGGCATGAAGCTAGGGTGGGACTTAGACGCCAATATGGATCGGTACTTAGCCTCATGGAATAACCCAAATGACCCTTCAACTGGGGCATATTCTTTCAAGCTAGATTTCCATGGATTCCCAGAAATCTTTTTGTGGAACAATCAAAAACGAGTATATAGAAGTGGGCCTTGGAATGGGTTAAGGTTTAGTGGGGTACCTGAAATGGAGCCTCTGGATGGTCTCAGTTTTGAGTTTGCTAATGATCAACATGAGGTATATTATTCATTTTCAGAAAAAAAGGCGTCTGTGATTTCTCGTTTGATTATGAATTCAACCGGTGATCTTCAACGATTTGTGTGGATTGAAAGTAGCCAAGTGTGGAATTTATTTTGGTATGCTCCTAAAGATCAATGTGATTCCTATAGTACATGTGGTCCGTATGGAATGTGTGACACAAATGCGTCACCAATATGCAAGTGTATGAAAGGTTTTGCACCAAAGAATTTGCAAGCATGGAATTTGAGAGATGGGTCTGATGGGTGTTTGAGAAACACATCATTGGATTGTGAGAAAGACAAATTCTTGCCGTTGAACAATATGAAGTTGCCAGATAGTACAACTGCTTTTGTGAACAAGTCCATGAGTCTTACTGAGTGTCAGGAAATGTGCTTGAAGAATTGTTCTTGTACTGCTTATGCTAACTATCAGATTACTGGTCAAGGAGTTGGTGGGTGTGTGATTTGGACTGGTGAGCTTTTGGACATGAGGGTGTATGCAGAAGGCAGTGGCCAAGATCTCTATGTTCGATTAGCAGCTTCTGAAATAG ATAATGTTGCAAGTGTGGGCTCTGGAAGTGGTTCTGACAAGACAAAACAAATAATCGTGGTTATAGCCATTACAGTTGGTACTGTCATTGTACTATCAGGATTGATTGCCTGCTTTCTGTGGAAGAGAAACTTATTGCAAAGCTTACAGAAAGGAAAGACAGAGCAAAGAG GTCTTCCTGAAAGAAGCCAGGATTTACTATTAAATGAAGTGGTCATTTCAAGTAAGAAAGAGTACTCAGGTGAAAGTAACTTAGATGAGCTAGAATTGCCAGTTTATGATTTTGGTACCATTGCAATAGCAACAGGCAACTTTTCTGATGAAAATAAACTAGGACAAGGTGGTTTTGGCTGTGTTTACaag GGTAGGTTGGTAGAAGATGAAGATATAGCAGTAAAGAGGCTCTCTAAGACCTCTGGGCAAGGAATGGAAGAATTCAAGAATGAGCTTAAATTGATTGCAAGACTCCAGCACAGAAATCTTGTTCGATTGCTGGGTTGCTGCATTGAGACGGATGAAAAGATTCTAATTTATGAGTACATGGAAAACAAAAGCCTGGATTCTATCCTATTTA ATAAAGCAAAATGCTCCTTATTAGATTGGCCAAGGCGCTTCAACATTATATGCGGGACTGCTCGAGGGCTTCTTTATCTTCACCAAGATTCTAGATTTAGAATCATCCATAGGGATATGAAGGCAAGCAACATTCTGTTAGATGGAGaaatgaacccaaaaatatcaGACTTTGGTATGGCTAGAATTTTTAGTAAGGATCAAACAGAAGCAAATACAAGGAGAGTCGTTGGAACATA TGGCTATATGTCTCCTGAATATGCAATGGATGGGCTCTTCTCAGTGAAATCtgatgtttttagttttggtgTTCTAGTATTGGAGATTATAAGTGGTAAAAAGAACCGAGGTTTTTACTACGCTAACAATGAACTAAACCTTCTTGGACAT GCATGGAATCTGTGGAAAGAAGGAAATGCTTTGGAACTAATTGATTCATCTATGCATAATTCATATTCCCCTTCTGAAGTAATGAGATGCATACAGGTTGGCCTATTATGTGTCCAGGAACGAGCAGAAGATAGGCCTAACATGTCATCTGTGGTCTTGATGTTGAGTAGTGAAACCGCAACAATGCCCCAGCCTAAACAGCCTGGTTTTTGCCTAGGAAGAAATCCAGCTGAAACTAGTTCATCTTCTAGTAGGCAAGAAGAATCATTCACAGTAAACCAAGTTACAGTTACAATGCTTGACGCCAGGTAG
- the LOC126728811 gene encoding uncharacterized protein LOC126728811, which translates to MESNPDSAALAQQVQALAATIEELTKQNQEMKLWLQQVQQAQQEENRSKDNLEEEGDSQRRGTLHRPTTPDEQNSDLLREMRKEMDELRSAIKEKTDRSVDKMVRATDSPFTATLEPFDGLKDPQDHLNTFKTTLRLQQPPDEILCRSFPTTLKGAAREWFTKLPNSSIDNFNQLSSAFLRHFIGGQRPRRPVDYLLTIRQGEKETLRSYVKQFTRETLEVDEADDKVQLTTFKAGLRSRDLVASLAKNPPKTMAEMLLKAQKYMNAEDALAAIKDTERPGDKAKREDDCRGQKRDRPERRNNDGNRRKDDKNSRTSKYCRFHRDHGHNTEDCRDLKEQIEELIRKGKLQKYVKKGEYSKFRDDNRTQRESFTRDDDHPSQPPRKVIGEINTITGGPFSGGSFRSLKKAYHR; encoded by the exons atggaatccaacccagactcagcagccttggcccagcaagtCCAGGCCCTTgcagccaccattgaagaactcaccaaacaGAACCAGGAAATGAAACTATGGCTTCAGCAAGTCCAACAGGCTCAACAGGAAGAGAACCGGTCCAAAGATAACTTGGAGGAAGAAGGAGATAGTCAACGGAGAGGAACCCTTCACAGACCAACTACTCCTGACGAGCAAAACTCGGACCTCCTTCGAGAAATGAGGAAGGAAATGGACGAGCTGAGGAGCGCCATTAAAGAAAAGACAGACCGAAGCGTGGACAAAATGGTAAGAGCCACGGATTCACCCTTCACCGCCACG CTTGAGCCGTTCGACGGGCTAAAAGACCCCCAGGATCACCTTAATACCTTCAAGACAACTCTGAGACTTCAACAACCACCTGACGAAATACTGTGCCGTTCCTTCCCGAcaactctcaaaggagctgcgAGAGAATGGTTTACTAAGTTGCCAAACTCGTCCATAGACAATTTCAATCAGCTGAGTAGTGCCTTCTTGCGCCACTTCATAGGGGGACAACGCCCAAGGAGGCCAGTAGACTACTTACTCACCataagacagggagagaaggagacTCTGAGGTCATATGTCAAGCAATTCACCCGGGAAACTCTGGAAGTagacgaagctgatgacaaggtaCAGCTGACGACCTTCAAAGCAGGATTGAGATCCAGAGACCTCGTGGCCTCTCTTGCAAAGAACCCCCCGAAGACGATGGCGgagatgctcctgaaggcacaaaagtatatgaacgcGGAAGATGCCCTAGCTGCCATAAAAGATACCGAGAGGCCAGGAGACAAGGCCAAGAGGGAAGACGACTGTAgggggcaaaagagagacagaCCAGAACGTCGGAACAATGACGGGAATAGGAGGAAGGACGATAAAAATTCTCGGACG AGCAAGTATTGCCGGTTCCATAGAGACCACGGCCACAACACAGAAGATTGCAGAGACTTGAAGGAGCAAATAGAGGAATTAATACGGAAAGGGAAGTTACAgaagtatgtgaagaaaggagaatatagcAAGTTCAGAGATGACAACAGGACCCAGCGTGAATCCTTCACTCGAGATGACGACCATCCGTCCCAGCCTCCACGCAaggtgatcggggagataaacacgatAACAGGAGGACCATTCTCAGGAGGATCATTTAGATCACTCAAAAAAGCATACCATAGATAG
- the LOC126728812 gene encoding uncharacterized protein LOC126728812, with the protein MASPKTVKDVQKLTGRIAALNRFVSRATDKCLPFFKTLKQAFAWTNECETAFQELKQYLSSPPLLSPSKEGENLYLYLAVSASAVSAALIIEEDKKQLPVYYVSQAFQGAESRYPRIEKIAFALIVASRKLRQYFQSNPILVMTDQPIKKSMSKLEAAGRMVQWAIELSQFDIEYHPRTAIKAQALADFIVEFTFPDEDRNTDEVDKLIIQTDGSSTQKKGGVGAVITTPDGEVLKYGVQLKFLATNNEAEYEGILTGLRLGKALGAKNLLIQSDSKLVIGQIKGEYEAKEERMQKYLKLARQLAQEFDTVEFIQIPRSQNMGADEVSKLASSREEGTSTDLAMEVQKHPSIEEVATFTI; encoded by the coding sequence ATGGCCTCACCCAAAACCGTCAAGGATGTTCAAAAACTCACGGGAAGAATAGCAGCtttaaacaggttcgtctctaggGCCACAGACAAATGCCTGCCCTTTTTTAAGACATTGAAGCAGGCTTTTGCTTGGACTAACGAGTGCGAAACAGCGTTCCAAGAGCTGAAGCAATACCTGAGCAGTCCGCCTCTCCTAAGCCCGTCCAAAGAAGGAGAAAACCTATACCTGTACCTGGCGGTGTCAGCCTCGGCAGTAAGTGCAGCTCTGATTATAGAAGAGGACAAGAAGCAACTCCCGGTTTACTACGTCAGCCAAGCTTTCCAAGGGGCTGAGTCCAGATACCCAAGGATCGAAAAGATTGCGTTTGCACTAATAGTGGCCTCGCGCAAACTCAGGCAATATTTCCAGTCAAATCCTATTCTCGTAATGACGGACCAACCAATCAAGAAGTCAATGAGCAAGCTAGAAGCAGCAGGGAGAATGGTCCAGTGGGCAATTGAACTTAGTCAATTCgacatcgagtaccatccaAGAACGGCGATCAAGGCACAAGCTCTGGCAGACTTCATCGTAGAATTCACGTTCCCTGACGAAGACAGGAATACCGACGAAGTAGATAAACTAATAATACAGACTGATGGTTCGTCAACCCAAAAGAAGGGGGGAGTAGGGGCCGTCATAACCACCCCCGACGGAGAAGTGCTAAAATATGGTGTCCAACTAAAGTTCCTAGCCACCAACAACGAAGCTGAATACGAAGGAATACTGACGGGACTGAGGCTTGGAAAAGCTCTTGGTGCCAAAAACTTGTTGATCCAAAGTGATTCAAAGCTAGTGATTGGACAGATCAAGGGAGAATACGAggcaaaagaagaaaggatgcagaagTACCTCAAGTTGGCAAGACAACTAGCTCAGGAATTCGATACAGTGGAGTTCATACAAATCCCAAGAAGTCAGAATATGGGGGCTGACGAAGTGTCAAAGCTAGCGTCATCAAGAGAAGAAGGGACTAGCACGGACCTGGCGATGGAAGTCCAAAAACACCCTAGTATCGAGGAAGTTGCAACATTCACCATCTAG
- the LOC126727347 gene encoding G-type lectin S-receptor-like serine/threonine-protein kinase B120 isoform X1, whose protein sequence is MAITSKRNPVDAFLFSFFFISYYLSLLSHAANTITQGQNLSDGLDGHLISDDQNFQLGFFSPANSSLRYVGIWYHNIQENEPSVIWVANRKNPLFDKKGVLMFKDDGNLKVVAGNNTEVWSSNASIVAANTTARLDDTGNLILSTDDGKKHWESFNDPTDTFLPGMRVRVNAEMGENRAFNSWKSASDPSPGNYSMGVDPQASPQIVIWEGEHRRWRSGYWDARMFSGVPNITSNYMYGFKLSDLENQSRYFTYTPMNSSDKLRFRIRWDGYEEQLRWEEGGSKWDTIQSQPADKECELYNFCGNFGLCNELNSPMCSCMQGFDPVDPDQWYKGNWSGGCRRRTELQCQRNLSSVTQETAGEDGFLDVKCSKLPDFANLIEGVPLDSNESCENKCLNNCSCTAYAVASGIGCLIWKENLLDVHQFPRAGNTLKIRLADSELGGKRKLSILVIIIIVVAGVVLLVVFTFLLWRFKTKRKVLATVSSISGGNDNDTPLRIYESSKSMEFSTDLSGPADLSIDGDQANGLELPLFNFNCVAFATNNFCEENKLGEGGFGPVYKGKLPGGQEIAVKRLSVRSGQGLEEFKNEIILIAKLQHRNLVRLLGCSIQGEEKMLLYEYMPNKSLDCFLFADPSKQALLDWRKRFTIIEGIARGLLYLHRDSRLRIIHRDLKASNILLDEEMNPKISDFGMARIFGGNQHEANTNRVVGTFGYMSPEYAMEGLFSVKSDVYSFGVLLLEIVSGRKNTSFRLSEYSSLIGRAWHLWNEEKAMELIDPSIQDSCSRDEVLRCIHLGMLCVQDSASQRPTMSSVVLMLESESATLPLPRQPTFTSMRESSIDTESYMESQDIVSSNNLTVTMICGR, encoded by the exons ATGGCTATCACTAGCAAAAGAAACCCAGTTGACGCTTTTCTGTTCTCgttctttttcatttcctaCTATCTTTCTTTGTTGAGCCATGCAGCTAATACAATCACACAAGGCCAAAACCTGAGTGATGGGCTTGATGGCCATCTGATATCAGATGACCAAAACTTCCAACTGGGATTCTTTAGCCCTGCTAATTCATCACTAAGATATGTTGGAATATGGTATCACAACATTCAAGAAAATGAACCATCAGTTATATGGGTTGCAAATAGAAAAAATCCACTCTTTGATAAAAAGGGTGTCTTGATGTTTAAAGACGATGGTAATTTGAAGGTTGTGGCTGGAAATAATACAGAAGTTTGGTCAAGTAATGCTTCAATCGTAGCAGCAAACACAACAGCGAGGCTTGATGATACAGGAAATCTCATTCTCTCTACCGATGACGGCAAGAAACATTGGGAGAGTTTCAATGATCCAACGGATACATTTTTGCCTGGCATGAGAGTGCGAGTGAATGCTGAAATGGGTGAGAATCGCGCTTTCAATTCATGGAAATCAGCCAGCGATCCTTCACCAGGAAACTACTCCATGGGGGTTGATCCTCAGGCCTCACCACAAATCGTGATATGGGAAGGAGAGCATAGGCGGTGGAGAAGTGGATATTGGGATGCAAGAATGTTTTCTGGTGTTCCAAACATAACAAGCAACTATATGTATGGTTTTAAACTTTCTGATTTGGAAAATCAAAGCAGGTATTTTACTTATACCCCAATGAACAGTTCAGATAAGTTAAGGTTTCGGATTCGTTGGGATGGATATGAAGAGCAATTAAGGTGGGAAGAAGGTGGAAGTAAGTGGGATACCATCCAGTCTCAGCCAGCAGATAAAGAATGTGAACTCTATAATTTTTGTGGTAACTTTGGGCTTTGCAATGAGTTAAATTCACCTATGTGCAGTTGTATGCAAGGGTTTGATCCAGTGGACCCTGATCAATGGTACAAGGGGAATTGGTCCGGTGGGTGTAGGAGAAGAACTGAATTGCAGTGCCAAAGGAACCTTAGTAGTGTGACACAGGAAACTGCTGGAGAGGACGGGTTTTTGGATGTCAAGTGCTCGAAGTTGCCAGATTTTGCAAATCTTATTGAAGGGGTTCCGCTGGATTCCAATGAGAGCTGTGAGAACAAGTGTCTAAACAATTGTTCCTGTACTGCATACGCAGTTGCTAGTGGGATTGGGTGTTTGATATGGAAGGAGAACTTGTTGGATGTGCATCAATTCCCAAGAGCTGGAAATACGCTGAAAATCCGTCTCGCAGATTCTGAATTAG GTGGCAAGAGAAAATTATCCATCCTtgtgataataataattgttgtagCTGGAGTAGTCCTCCTAGTTGTATTCACATTCCTATTATGGAGGTTCAAAACAAAACGGAAAG TTTTGGCCACAGTGTCCTCAATTTCCGGTGGCAATGACAATGATACACCACTGCGAATTTATGAATCAAGCAAAAGTATGGAATTTTCTACTGATCTTTCTGGACCAGCTGACCTCAGCATTGATGGAGATCAAGCAAATGGACTGGAATTACCATTGTTTAATTTCAATTGTGTAGCATTTGCTACAAACAACTTTTGTGAAGAAAACAAGCTTGGGGAGGGGGGATTCGGTCCTGTGTACAAG GGTAAGCTTCCCGGGGGACAAGAAATAGCAGTAAAAAGGCTTTCAGTAAGATCTGGTCAAGGACTGGAGGAGTTTAAGAATGAGATTATTCTGATTGCCAAATTACAACATAGAAATCTTGTAAGACTATTAGGCTGCTCCATTCAAGGGGAAGAAAAGATGCTTCTCTATGAGTACATGCCAAACAAAAGCTTGGATTGCTTTCTTTTCG CAGACCCAAGCAAGCAAGCACTACTAGATTGGAGAAAAcgtttcacaattattgaaggGATTGCACGAGGACTCCTTTATCTCCATCGAGATTCAAGGTTGAGAATAATTCATCGAGATCTAAAGGCTAGTAACATTTTGTTGGATGAAGAGATGAACCCAAAGATTTCAGACTTCGGAATGGCTAGGATATTTGGGGGAAACCAACATGAAGCAAATACAAATCGAGTTGTTGGCACCTT TGGCTACATGTCTCCAGAATATGCAATGGAAGGCTTATTCTCAGTAAAGTCAGACGTCTATAGTTTTGGGGTATTACTACTAGAGATTGTGAGTGGCAGGAAGAACACTAGCTTTCGTTTATCCGAATATTCAAGCCTTATAGGACGT GCATGGCATCTTTGGAATGAAGAAAAAGCAATGGAGCTCATTGATCCTTCTATTCAGGATTCATGTTCTCGTGACGAAGTATTGAGATGCATACATTTGGGAATGCTGTGTGTCCAAGATTCTGCATCTCAGAGACCAACTATGTCTTCTGTTGTGTTAATGCTAGAGAGTGAAAGTGCAACTCTTCCATTGCCTAGACAACCTACTTTTACTTCAATGAGAGAAAGCTCTATAGATACAGAATCTTACATGGAAAGCCAAGACATCGTATCCTCAAATAATTTGACAGTTACAATGATTTGTGGAAGATAA
- the LOC126727347 gene encoding G-type lectin S-receptor-like serine/threonine-protein kinase B120 isoform X2 — MAITSKRNPVDAFLFSFFFISYYLSLLSHAANTITQGQNLSDGLDGHLISDDQNFQLGFFSPANSSLRYVGIWYHNIQENEPSVIWVANRKNPLFDKKGVLMFKDDGNLKVVAGNNTEVWSSNASIVAANTTARLDDTGNLILSTDDGKKHWESFNDPTDTFLPGMRVRVNAEMGENRAFNSWKSASDPSPGNYSMGVDPQASPQIVIWEGEHRRWRSGYWDARMFSGVPNITSNYMYGFKLSDLENQSRYFTYTPMNSSDKLRFRIRWDGYEEQLRWEEGGSKWDTIQSQPADKECELYNFCGNFGLCNELNSPMCSCMQGFDPVDPDQWYKGNWSGGCRRRTELQCQRNLSSVTQETAGEDGFLDVKCSKLPDFANLIEGVPLDSNESCENKCLNNCSCTAYAVASGIGCLIWKENLLDVHQFPRAGNTLKIRLADSELGGKRKLSILVIIIIVVAGVVLLVVFTFLLWRFKTKRKVLATVSSISGGNDNDTPLRIYESSKSMEFSTDLSGPADLSIDGDQANGLELPLFNFNCVAFATNNFCEENKLGEGGFGPVYKGKLPGGQEIAVKRLSVRSGQGLEEFKNEIILIAKLQHRNLVRLLGCSIQGEEKMLLYEYMPNKSLDCFLFDPSKQALLDWRKRFTIIEGIARGLLYLHRDSRLRIIHRDLKASNILLDEEMNPKISDFGMARIFGGNQHEANTNRVVGTFGYMSPEYAMEGLFSVKSDVYSFGVLLLEIVSGRKNTSFRLSEYSSLIGRAWHLWNEEKAMELIDPSIQDSCSRDEVLRCIHLGMLCVQDSASQRPTMSSVVLMLESESATLPLPRQPTFTSMRESSIDTESYMESQDIVSSNNLTVTMICGR, encoded by the exons ATGGCTATCACTAGCAAAAGAAACCCAGTTGACGCTTTTCTGTTCTCgttctttttcatttcctaCTATCTTTCTTTGTTGAGCCATGCAGCTAATACAATCACACAAGGCCAAAACCTGAGTGATGGGCTTGATGGCCATCTGATATCAGATGACCAAAACTTCCAACTGGGATTCTTTAGCCCTGCTAATTCATCACTAAGATATGTTGGAATATGGTATCACAACATTCAAGAAAATGAACCATCAGTTATATGGGTTGCAAATAGAAAAAATCCACTCTTTGATAAAAAGGGTGTCTTGATGTTTAAAGACGATGGTAATTTGAAGGTTGTGGCTGGAAATAATACAGAAGTTTGGTCAAGTAATGCTTCAATCGTAGCAGCAAACACAACAGCGAGGCTTGATGATACAGGAAATCTCATTCTCTCTACCGATGACGGCAAGAAACATTGGGAGAGTTTCAATGATCCAACGGATACATTTTTGCCTGGCATGAGAGTGCGAGTGAATGCTGAAATGGGTGAGAATCGCGCTTTCAATTCATGGAAATCAGCCAGCGATCCTTCACCAGGAAACTACTCCATGGGGGTTGATCCTCAGGCCTCACCACAAATCGTGATATGGGAAGGAGAGCATAGGCGGTGGAGAAGTGGATATTGGGATGCAAGAATGTTTTCTGGTGTTCCAAACATAACAAGCAACTATATGTATGGTTTTAAACTTTCTGATTTGGAAAATCAAAGCAGGTATTTTACTTATACCCCAATGAACAGTTCAGATAAGTTAAGGTTTCGGATTCGTTGGGATGGATATGAAGAGCAATTAAGGTGGGAAGAAGGTGGAAGTAAGTGGGATACCATCCAGTCTCAGCCAGCAGATAAAGAATGTGAACTCTATAATTTTTGTGGTAACTTTGGGCTTTGCAATGAGTTAAATTCACCTATGTGCAGTTGTATGCAAGGGTTTGATCCAGTGGACCCTGATCAATGGTACAAGGGGAATTGGTCCGGTGGGTGTAGGAGAAGAACTGAATTGCAGTGCCAAAGGAACCTTAGTAGTGTGACACAGGAAACTGCTGGAGAGGACGGGTTTTTGGATGTCAAGTGCTCGAAGTTGCCAGATTTTGCAAATCTTATTGAAGGGGTTCCGCTGGATTCCAATGAGAGCTGTGAGAACAAGTGTCTAAACAATTGTTCCTGTACTGCATACGCAGTTGCTAGTGGGATTGGGTGTTTGATATGGAAGGAGAACTTGTTGGATGTGCATCAATTCCCAAGAGCTGGAAATACGCTGAAAATCCGTCTCGCAGATTCTGAATTAG GTGGCAAGAGAAAATTATCCATCCTtgtgataataataattgttgtagCTGGAGTAGTCCTCCTAGTTGTATTCACATTCCTATTATGGAGGTTCAAAACAAAACGGAAAG TTTTGGCCACAGTGTCCTCAATTTCCGGTGGCAATGACAATGATACACCACTGCGAATTTATGAATCAAGCAAAAGTATGGAATTTTCTACTGATCTTTCTGGACCAGCTGACCTCAGCATTGATGGAGATCAAGCAAATGGACTGGAATTACCATTGTTTAATTTCAATTGTGTAGCATTTGCTACAAACAACTTTTGTGAAGAAAACAAGCTTGGGGAGGGGGGATTCGGTCCTGTGTACAAG GGTAAGCTTCCCGGGGGACAAGAAATAGCAGTAAAAAGGCTTTCAGTAAGATCTGGTCAAGGACTGGAGGAGTTTAAGAATGAGATTATTCTGATTGCCAAATTACAACATAGAAATCTTGTAAGACTATTAGGCTGCTCCATTCAAGGGGAAGAAAAGATGCTTCTCTATGAGTACATGCCAAACAAAAGCTTGGATTGCTTTCTTTTCG ACCCAAGCAAGCAAGCACTACTAGATTGGAGAAAAcgtttcacaattattgaaggGATTGCACGAGGACTCCTTTATCTCCATCGAGATTCAAGGTTGAGAATAATTCATCGAGATCTAAAGGCTAGTAACATTTTGTTGGATGAAGAGATGAACCCAAAGATTTCAGACTTCGGAATGGCTAGGATATTTGGGGGAAACCAACATGAAGCAAATACAAATCGAGTTGTTGGCACCTT TGGCTACATGTCTCCAGAATATGCAATGGAAGGCTTATTCTCAGTAAAGTCAGACGTCTATAGTTTTGGGGTATTACTACTAGAGATTGTGAGTGGCAGGAAGAACACTAGCTTTCGTTTATCCGAATATTCAAGCCTTATAGGACGT GCATGGCATCTTTGGAATGAAGAAAAAGCAATGGAGCTCATTGATCCTTCTATTCAGGATTCATGTTCTCGTGACGAAGTATTGAGATGCATACATTTGGGAATGCTGTGTGTCCAAGATTCTGCATCTCAGAGACCAACTATGTCTTCTGTTGTGTTAATGCTAGAGAGTGAAAGTGCAACTCTTCCATTGCCTAGACAACCTACTTTTACTTCAATGAGAGAAAGCTCTATAGATACAGAATCTTACATGGAAAGCCAAGACATCGTATCCTCAAATAATTTGACAGTTACAATGATTTGTGGAAGATAA